The following coding sequences lie in one Streptomyces sp. ALI-76-A genomic window:
- a CDS encoding non-ribosomal peptide synthetase, whose protein sequence is MIPLSFAQRRLWFVDRFEGPSPTYNGAFALRLTGELDVDALTAALRDVIDRHEVLRTVIVEGDDGVPHQQVLATGEKPFDLPVVDAAEDKRAAAVEEVATETFDLAADVPIRARLVRSAPQDHTLVVVAHHIAVDGESFGPLFSDLTTAYAARREGRAPAWEPLPVQYADYTLWQLDLLGDESDPESLAARQLEYWREALADLPQPLPLPTDRPRPRVMSPDGDRIPFFLDAGLLEAVEKLAAELDTTVSMVMHSALAVLLQHLGCGDDVPIGAPITDRTDEDLRDLVGFFVNTWVLRVDLTGNPTFRELLRRVRERSLAAYDNQDMPFERLVELLNPHRSTAYNPFFQVMLSWQPPVPPLQLPGLGVHVERLETGTAKFDLFFDLLPNSAGGADCRLEYATGLFDRDTAESVAARFVRVLGRLVADPERAVGTVDVLDADERDHWLARAADTAAELPELTVPELFERQAAATPDVPALVCDGRTLTYRELDERANGVARELIRRGAGPEDLVVLALPRTEDLVAGLLGILKSGAGYVPMDPQYLSGRAQTVLSEARPRFAVTDTATWRELPPGDIEPVNLDDRARWNTPAGAPGDADRTSPLGPDNLAYVMYTSGSTGKPKGAAITHRNVVNGVRELVRVLDTPPGWRMAAGTSVNFDVSVFELLTTLTTGGTAEILPNALALGERDGIEAHIVSGVPSVLGELVGHLDEAAGVRTVVFAGDVLPARLVRQVREALPGARIVNSYGQSESFYATAFSLAPDEEWPDGDVAPIGTPLGNMRAYVLGPGLAPVPQGVVGELYVAGACVGRGYHGRPGLTAERYVPSPFGPAGERMYRTGDLARWNAGGRLECVGRGDGQVKVRGFRIETAEVEAVIAGHPGISETVVIGRELPSGGKQLVAYVVHTGEGAVGDDGVGGIGDVDVQSGASAAELRKFAAARLPDYMVPSAFVALGRLPLGPTGKLDRSALPEPEFLGETYREPRTEAEKIITAAYADVLGVDRVSADDDFFAVGGDSLRSIQVVARARAKGLELTTREIFECRTAARLAEVAGDRRDRAPVLTELDGGGVGPMPLQPVARQVFEHGGGTDRFAMSMVLELPAGIDADGLAATLDAVLDRHDLLRARLVPGDEPSLVVREPGAVRAADLIRRVDCDGRWDEPAALEAARAELDDAVGRLAPEAGTMADFVWFAAGSGRGRLLVVLHHLVVDGVSWRILMSDLAEAWQQVRSGTAPELPAVGTSARRWASALEDEAYSPEREAELTHWQNVLEASDPPLGTRPFDPALDVWSTVDTVRVELPADVTEAVLSTLPTAFRGTGTDVLLAALALAMNRWRGADASTLVRLEGHGREEDAVPGADLSRTIGWFTSMYPARVDVRDVDLAEVLAGGAAAGRAVKLVKEQLRAVPGKGIGYGLLRWLNQETGEQLADCPAPQIGFNYLGRISDSDVPEHLRAEGWGPASWSAELIALPDPDLPALSALEVNSVATDTPEGTRLQAAFMFPTGVLSRERTAELADLWVEVLRGMAAYAARPGIGGLTPADAPLVPVRQHEIEAWEERYGRLTEVWPQAPGQSGIQFQAALAEGSFDVYHMQFALHLSGHVDPARMRAAGQALLARYPNLRAAFLTTDEGDPVQIVPEHVDIPWRHLDLTGLSEAEQEAALDRALADDRADQLDPARPPLIRLALLTCGPQRAKLIVTAHHTLFDGWSSPMVITDLIRLYSGTRELTPVRNYGDYLAWLSTQDPAVSEARWKAELDGFDQPTLVAPQAALKGTASALGRVEVPLSIDEGRELARRAAELGVTLNTLLQGAWAILLSQLTGQRDVVFGAAVNGRPADLVGSDEMVGLFINTLPTRVVCGPGHTMGEVITDLQDRQTALLDHHHHGLADIQRSVGLPALFDTLIVFENYPIDREGMVEANTSAGFTIDGIRPFAGSHYPLTLNSSDPYLRLSLDYQNNLYDREAAEEIAARLVRVLDQLLADPATRLGDIDVLGDRERNWLLHQVNDTAEPTLEAGGLVEAVRRQAEATPEALAVAAEDTSLTYAELEERANRLAHWLIDRDVRPESLVAVRLPRSAQLVVALLAVLKTGATYVPIDPDHPRSRIDHILEDARPALVLDADTLAGADCSGHPATAPATAVRPDNAAYVIYTSGSTGRPKGVSVTHRGLANFLATMRRRLPLAPSDRLLAVTTVSFDIAGLELYLPLISGAAVVLAGKETVSQPSAVREVMRRHQVTVVQATPAFWQILLMEEPDGATGLRILVGGEALPPHLAEALAGQAAEVTNVYGPTETTIWSTSAPVEPGAGLPSIGTPIGNTQVYVLDALLRPAARGVQGELYIAGDGLARGYQGRPDLTAGRFVACPFGAPGTRMYRTGDLVRWREDGRLEYIGRTDFQVKIRGFRIELGEIEHVLAEHPAVAQAVALVREDRPGDQRLVAYVVPAGKADPAGLDLAPLAELLRRRLPEYMVPSAIVPLAEFPTNPSGKLDRGALPAPDQGRAEPGRGPRNATEEALCRLFADLLGKEEIGIDDDFFGNGGHSLLATRLSGRIRNKFGVDSKVTMVFRNPTVAQLAARIEELTADDSRPRKKNRPQLRQMTV, encoded by the coding sequence ATGATCCCGTTGTCGTTCGCGCAGCGCCGGCTGTGGTTCGTGGACCGGTTCGAAGGCCCCTCGCCGACCTACAACGGCGCGTTCGCCCTGCGGCTGACCGGTGAGCTGGACGTGGACGCCCTCACGGCGGCGCTCCGCGACGTCATCGACAGGCACGAGGTCCTCCGCACGGTGATCGTGGAGGGCGACGACGGCGTCCCGCACCAGCAGGTGCTGGCGACCGGGGAGAAGCCGTTCGACCTGCCCGTCGTCGACGCCGCCGAGGACAAGCGGGCGGCGGCCGTCGAGGAGGTGGCCACCGAGACCTTCGACTTGGCCGCCGACGTGCCGATCCGCGCCCGGCTGGTGCGCAGCGCACCGCAGGACCACACCCTCGTCGTCGTCGCGCACCACATCGCCGTGGACGGGGAGTCCTTCGGGCCGCTGTTCAGCGACCTCACCACGGCCTACGCGGCGCGCAGGGAGGGCAGGGCCCCGGCGTGGGAGCCGCTGCCGGTGCAGTACGCGGACTACACGCTGTGGCAGCTCGACCTGCTGGGCGACGAGTCCGACCCGGAGAGCCTGGCGGCCCGGCAGCTGGAGTACTGGCGCGAGGCGCTGGCCGACCTGCCGCAGCCGCTGCCCCTGCCGACGGACCGCCCGCGCCCGAGGGTGATGAGCCCCGACGGCGACCGGATCCCGTTCTTCCTCGACGCCGGCCTGCTGGAGGCCGTGGAGAAACTGGCCGCGGAGCTGGACACCACGGTGTCGATGGTCATGCACTCGGCGCTGGCGGTGCTTCTCCAGCACCTCGGCTGCGGCGACGACGTGCCCATCGGCGCGCCGATCACGGACCGCACCGACGAGGACCTGCGCGACCTCGTCGGGTTCTTCGTCAACACCTGGGTGCTGCGCGTCGACCTGACCGGCAACCCCACCTTCCGTGAGCTGCTCCGGCGGGTGCGGGAGCGGTCCCTGGCCGCCTACGACAACCAGGACATGCCGTTCGAGCGGCTGGTGGAGCTGCTCAACCCGCACCGCTCCACCGCCTACAACCCGTTCTTCCAGGTCATGCTCTCCTGGCAGCCGCCCGTGCCGCCGCTCCAGCTGCCCGGCCTCGGTGTCCACGTCGAGCGGCTGGAGACCGGCACCGCCAAGTTCGACCTCTTCTTCGACCTGCTGCCCAACAGCGCCGGCGGGGCCGACTGCCGTCTGGAGTACGCCACCGGACTGTTCGACCGGGACACGGCCGAGAGCGTCGCCGCGCGGTTCGTGCGCGTCCTGGGCCGGCTCGTGGCCGACCCCGAGCGCGCCGTCGGCACCGTCGACGTCCTCGACGCGGACGAGCGGGACCACTGGCTCGCCCGGGCCGCCGACACCGCGGCGGAGCTGCCCGAGCTGACGGTCCCCGAGCTGTTCGAGCGGCAGGCGGCCGCCACACCCGACGTCCCGGCGCTCGTGTGCGACGGCCGGACCCTGACCTACCGGGAGCTGGACGAGCGGGCGAACGGCGTCGCCCGGGAGCTGATCCGGCGCGGGGCCGGCCCCGAGGACCTGGTGGTCCTCGCGCTGCCGCGTACCGAGGACCTCGTCGCCGGCCTGCTCGGCATCCTCAAGTCCGGCGCCGGATACGTCCCGATGGACCCGCAGTACCTCAGCGGGCGGGCGCAGACCGTGCTGTCCGAGGCCCGCCCGCGGTTCGCGGTCACCGACACCGCGACCTGGCGGGAGCTGCCGCCGGGCGACATCGAGCCGGTCAACCTCGACGACCGCGCCCGGTGGAACACCCCCGCCGGGGCCCCCGGTGACGCCGACCGGACCTCGCCGCTCGGCCCGGACAACCTGGCGTACGTGATGTACACCTCCGGCTCCACCGGCAAGCCGAAGGGCGCGGCGATCACCCACCGCAACGTCGTCAACGGCGTGCGGGAACTGGTACGCGTCCTCGACACCCCGCCCGGGTGGCGGATGGCGGCCGGCACCTCCGTCAACTTCGACGTCTCGGTCTTCGAGCTGCTGACCACCCTGACCACCGGCGGCACGGCCGAGATCCTCCCGAACGCGCTGGCGCTCGGCGAACGGGACGGCATCGAGGCCCACATCGTCAGCGGCGTGCCCTCGGTGCTCGGCGAACTGGTCGGCCACCTGGACGAGGCGGCCGGCGTGCGCACCGTCGTCTTCGCCGGCGACGTGCTCCCGGCCCGGCTGGTCCGGCAGGTCCGCGAGGCCCTGCCCGGCGCGCGGATCGTCAACTCCTACGGGCAGAGCGAGAGCTTCTACGCCACCGCCTTCTCCCTCGCCCCGGACGAGGAGTGGCCCGACGGCGACGTCGCGCCCATCGGCACCCCGCTGGGCAACATGCGCGCCTACGTCCTCGGCCCGGGCCTCGCCCCGGTGCCGCAGGGCGTGGTCGGCGAGCTGTACGTGGCCGGGGCCTGCGTGGGCCGCGGCTACCACGGCCGGCCCGGCCTGACCGCCGAACGCTACGTGCCCAGCCCCTTCGGGCCGGCGGGCGAGCGGATGTACCGCACCGGCGACCTGGCCCGCTGGAACGCGGGCGGCCGGCTGGAGTGCGTGGGCCGCGGCGACGGCCAGGTGAAGGTGCGCGGCTTCCGCATCGAGACGGCCGAGGTCGAGGCGGTCATCGCCGGGCACCCCGGCATCAGCGAGACCGTGGTGATCGGCCGGGAGCTGCCCTCGGGCGGCAAGCAGCTCGTCGCGTACGTGGTGCACACCGGCGAGGGAGCCGTCGGCGACGACGGCGTCGGCGGCATCGGCGACGTCGACGTGCAGTCCGGGGCCTCCGCCGCCGAACTGCGCAAGTTCGCCGCGGCCCGGCTGCCCGACTACATGGTGCCGTCGGCGTTCGTCGCCCTCGGCAGGCTGCCGCTCGGGCCGACCGGCAAACTGGACCGCTCGGCGCTGCCCGAGCCGGAGTTCCTCGGCGAGACCTACCGGGAACCACGCACCGAGGCCGAGAAGATCATCACCGCCGCGTACGCGGACGTCCTCGGCGTGGACCGGGTCAGCGCCGACGACGACTTCTTCGCGGTGGGCGGGGACAGCCTGCGCTCCATCCAGGTGGTGGCGCGGGCCCGCGCCAAGGGCCTGGAGCTGACCACCCGGGAGATCTTCGAGTGCCGCACGGCGGCCCGGCTGGCCGAGGTCGCCGGCGACCGCCGCGACCGGGCGCCCGTGCTCACCGAACTCGACGGCGGCGGCGTCGGCCCGATGCCGTTGCAGCCGGTGGCCCGGCAGGTGTTCGAGCACGGCGGCGGCACCGACCGGTTCGCCATGTCGATGGTGCTGGAACTGCCCGCGGGCATCGACGCCGACGGCCTCGCCGCGACACTCGACGCCGTACTCGACCGGCACGACCTGCTGCGCGCCCGGCTGGTGCCCGGCGACGAGCCCTCCCTCGTCGTGCGGGAGCCCGGCGCGGTGCGCGCGGCGGACCTGATCCGCCGGGTCGACTGCGACGGCCGCTGGGACGAGCCGGCCGCGCTGGAGGCGGCCAGGGCGGAACTGGACGACGCGGTCGGGCGCCTGGCCCCCGAGGCCGGCACCATGGCGGACTTCGTCTGGTTCGCCGCCGGCTCCGGCCGGGGCCGGCTGCTGGTGGTGCTGCACCACCTGGTCGTGGACGGCGTCTCCTGGCGCATCCTGATGTCGGACCTCGCCGAGGCCTGGCAGCAGGTCCGCTCCGGCACGGCACCCGAGCTGCCCGCGGTCGGCACGTCGGCCCGGCGCTGGGCGTCGGCGCTGGAGGACGAGGCGTACTCCCCGGAGCGGGAGGCGGAACTGACCCACTGGCAGAACGTGCTGGAGGCGTCCGACCCGCCGCTGGGCACGCGGCCGTTCGACCCGGCGCTGGACGTGTGGTCCACGGTCGACACCGTGCGGGTGGAACTGCCCGCCGATGTCACCGAGGCGGTGCTGAGCACGCTCCCCACGGCCTTCCGGGGCACCGGCACCGACGTGCTGCTCGCCGCGCTCGCCCTGGCGATGAACCGGTGGCGCGGCGCGGACGCCTCGACCCTGGTCCGCCTGGAGGGCCACGGCCGCGAGGAGGACGCCGTCCCCGGGGCCGACCTCTCCCGCACCATCGGCTGGTTCACCAGCATGTACCCGGCCCGCGTCGACGTCCGCGACGTGGACCTGGCCGAGGTGCTGGCGGGCGGCGCGGCCGCCGGCCGGGCCGTCAAGCTGGTCAAGGAGCAGCTGCGCGCGGTCCCCGGCAAGGGCATCGGGTACGGGCTGCTGCGCTGGCTGAACCAGGAGACCGGCGAGCAGCTCGCCGACTGCCCGGCCCCGCAGATCGGCTTCAACTACCTCGGCCGGATCTCCGACTCCGACGTGCCCGAGCACCTGCGCGCCGAGGGATGGGGACCGGCGTCCTGGTCCGCCGAGCTGATCGCCCTGCCCGACCCGGACCTGCCGGCGCTGTCCGCGCTGGAGGTCAACTCGGTCGCCACCGACACCCCCGAGGGCACCCGGCTCCAGGCGGCCTTCATGTTCCCCACCGGTGTCCTGTCCCGGGAACGGACCGCGGAACTGGCCGACCTGTGGGTCGAGGTGCTGCGGGGCATGGCCGCGTACGCCGCGCGCCCCGGCATCGGCGGGCTCACCCCCGCGGACGCCCCGCTGGTCCCCGTGCGGCAGCACGAGATCGAGGCGTGGGAGGAGCGGTACGGCCGACTGACCGAGGTGTGGCCGCAGGCCCCCGGACAGTCCGGCATCCAGTTCCAGGCCGCGCTCGCCGAGGGTTCCTTCGACGTCTACCACATGCAGTTCGCGCTGCACCTGTCCGGGCACGTCGACCCCGCGCGCATGCGGGCGGCCGGTCAGGCGCTGCTGGCGCGCTACCCGAACCTGCGCGCCGCGTTCCTCACCACCGACGAGGGCGATCCGGTGCAGATCGTGCCGGAGCACGTCGACATCCCCTGGCGGCACCTGGACCTGACCGGCCTGAGCGAGGCCGAGCAGGAAGCGGCGCTCGACCGGGCCCTGGCCGACGACCGGGCCGACCAGCTCGACCCGGCCCGGCCGCCGCTGATCCGCCTGGCGCTGCTCACCTGCGGGCCGCAGCGGGCCAAGCTCATCGTCACCGCGCACCACACCCTGTTCGACGGCTGGTCGTCACCGATGGTGATCACGGACCTGATCCGGCTGTACTCCGGCACCCGGGAGCTGACGCCGGTCCGCAACTACGGCGACTACCTGGCCTGGCTGTCCACCCAGGACCCGGCGGTCTCGGAGGCGCGGTGGAAGGCCGAGCTGGACGGGTTCGACCAGCCGACCCTCGTCGCACCGCAGGCCGCGCTGAAGGGGACGGCGTCCGCCCTCGGCCGGGTCGAGGTACCGCTGTCGATCGACGAGGGACGCGAACTCGCCCGCCGCGCCGCGGAGCTGGGCGTCACCCTGAACACGCTCCTTCAGGGCGCGTGGGCGATCCTGCTGTCGCAGCTCACCGGGCAGCGCGACGTGGTCTTCGGTGCCGCCGTCAACGGCCGTCCGGCCGACCTGGTCGGCTCCGACGAGATGGTCGGCCTGTTCATCAACACCCTGCCGACCAGGGTGGTCTGCGGCCCCGGCCACACCATGGGCGAGGTCATCACCGACCTTCAGGACCGGCAGACCGCCCTGCTCGACCACCACCACCACGGACTGGCCGACATCCAGCGCAGCGTCGGACTGCCCGCCCTGTTCGACACGCTGATCGTGTTCGAGAACTACCCGATCGACCGCGAAGGCATGGTGGAGGCCAACACCTCGGCGGGCTTCACCATCGACGGCATCCGTCCGTTCGCGGGATCGCACTACCCGCTCACGCTCAACTCCTCCGACCCCTACCTGCGGCTCTCCCTCGACTACCAGAACAACCTCTACGACCGCGAGGCGGCCGAGGAGATCGCCGCCCGGCTCGTGCGGGTGCTCGACCAGCTGCTGGCCGACCCGGCCACGCGCCTCGGCGACATCGACGTACTCGGTGACCGGGAGCGCAACTGGCTGCTGCACCAGGTGAACGACACCGCCGAGCCGACCCTCGAGGCGGGCGGCCTGGTGGAGGCCGTGCGCCGGCAGGCGGAGGCCACCCCCGAGGCCCTCGCCGTCGCCGCCGAGGACACCTCGCTCACGTACGCGGAACTGGAGGAGCGCGCCAACCGGCTGGCGCACTGGCTGATCGACCGTGACGTCCGCCCGGAGTCACTGGTGGCCGTGCGGCTGCCGCGGTCCGCGCAGCTCGTGGTCGCGCTGCTGGCGGTGCTGAAGACCGGCGCCACCTACGTCCCGATCGACCCGGACCACCCGCGCTCCCGGATCGACCACATCCTCGAGGACGCCCGCCCCGCGCTCGTGCTCGACGCCGACACGCTCGCCGGCGCCGACTGCTCGGGCCACCCGGCGACGGCGCCCGCGACGGCCGTCCGCCCGGACAACGCGGCGTACGTCATCTACACCTCGGGTTCGACGGGCAGGCCCAAGGGCGTGTCGGTCACCCACCGGGGGCTCGCCAACTTCCTGGCCACCATGCGGCGGCGGCTCCCGCTGGCCCCCTCGGACCGGCTGCTCGCCGTGACGACGGTCTCGTTCGACATCGCGGGACTGGAGCTGTACCTGCCGCTGATCTCCGGGGCGGCGGTGGTGCTGGCGGGCAAGGAGACCGTCTCCCAGCCCTCGGCGGTGCGGGAGGTGATGCGCCGTCACCAGGTGACCGTCGTGCAGGCGACACCGGCGTTCTGGCAGATCCTGCTCATGGAGGAGCCCGACGGCGCCACGGGCCTGCGGATCCTGGTCGGCGGGGAGGCACTGCCGCCGCACCTGGCCGAGGCCCTGGCCGGACAGGCGGCCGAGGTGACCAACGTCTACGGCCCGACCGAGACGACGATCTGGTCCACCAGCGCCCCGGTCGAGCCCGGTGCCGGTCTCCCTTCCATCGGGACCCCGATCGGCAACACCCAGGTGTACGTGCTCGACGCGCTGCTGCGGCCCGCCGCGCGCGGGGTGCAGGGCGAGCTGTACATCGCCGGCGACGGCCTGGCCCGCGGGTACCAGGGCCGGCCGGACCTCACCGCGGGACGGTTCGTGGCCTGCCCCTTCGGTGCGCCCGGCACGCGGATGTACCGCACCGGCGACCTGGTGCGCTGGCGCGAGGACGGCCGGCTCGAGTACATCGGGCGCACCGACTTCCAGGTGAAGATCCGGGGCTTCCGCATCGAGCTGGGCGAGATCGAGCACGTCCTGGCCGAACACCCCGCCGTGGCCCAGGCGGTCGCCCTGGTCCGGGAGGACCGCCCCGGAGACCAGCGGCTGGTCGCGTACGTGGTGCCGGCCGGCAAGGCCGACCCGGCCGGGCTGGACCTCGCGCCCCTGGCGGAACTGCTGCGCCGGCGCCTGCCGGAGTACATGGTGCCGTCGGCGATCGTGCCGCTCGCCGAGTTCCCGACGAACCCGAGCGGAAAGCTCGACCGCGGCGCGCTGCCCGCCCCCGACCAGGGCAGGGCCGAGCCCGGACGCGGCCCGCGCAACGCCACCGAGGAAGCCCTGTGCCGGCTCTTCGCCGACCTGCTCGGCAAGGAGGAGATCGGCATCGACGACGACTTCTTCGGCAACGGCGGCCACTCCCTGCTGGCCACCCGGCTCAGCGGGCGCATCCGTAACAAGTTCGGCGTCGACTCCAAGGTCACGATGGTGTTCCGCAACCCGACCGTCGCTCAACTGGCGGCGCGTATCGAGGAACTGACCGCGGACGATTCCCGGCCGCGCAAGAAGAACCGCCCCCAGCTGCGCCAGATGACCGTGTAG